Genomic segment of Streptomyces sp. NBC_01210:
CGCGCCCACTGGACGGAGCGGGATCTCTCGGCGGACGCCCGGGAACCGCTGAAGTGGTTCGACGGCCTGTACGAGGAGATCGCCGCCACCGGCCACGCGGATGCCGCAGCCTGCCATCTGCTGCTCGCCGCGGACCTCCGCGTCCGGGCCGGTGACCGGCACGCGGCCGAACCCCTGCTGCAGCACGTGGGGCAGAACGCCCCGAGCCCCGCGACCGCCGGCTTCGCCGCGCTTCTCACCGGCGACTGGCGCCTGGGATCGCCGGGAACGGCGGAACAGTGCGCCGCCGTACCGCACCCGCCGGATCCGGAAGCACTGTTCCTGGCTGCCGAGCACTACGAGCGGGCCGACGCGGCGTACCAGGAGGCCGGATCGCTGCGGGGCCGGGCCGCGGCGCTGCTGCGCCTCGCCCACATCCATCGGCTCCGGGGCGAACTGGATGAATGCCGCAGGACCGTCGCGTGCGCACGGGAATTGGCGGTCGCGGCAGGTGACGGAGCGTACGCCGCGCTGCTCGGCGTCCACCAGGAGCTCGACCTGATCGCGACCGGCGCCGACTCCGGAGCACAGACGGACCCGGGGGAGCGGGCCGAGACTGCCGAGTCCGTCGTGAGCTGGGCGCGTACGGCCGGGAGCACGTCATGGCTGCGAGGCATCCGGCAACTCGTCCTGGAGCGGGCGGAGTTCTGGGGCAGGCAGGGGGACGTTGTCCGGAGCAGGCGAGCCGCACTGCTGGCTCACCGGCTGGCTCCGGAGCCGGACGGCACCGCCGAGGGCATGGCGACCGCGGCGGCGAGCACCTATCTGCGGGCCCGGCACCGGCTGGCCGGCATCGTGCTGACCGATCTGGAGCAGAAGGACCATCTCGCACAGCTCCGGCGCAGGACCGATCAGGGCGAGCCGCCCGAACTGGCGGACTGCCTGGGCGCCATCCACTCCGCCAAGATCTTCCACGACCAGGCGTCCGCCCTGCGGGACCCCGAGGTGATGGCCGCCTCGCGATCCCGTATCGAGATCGCGATCAACGTAGGAACCCGCTTTCTGGCCGACGTCGAACCGGTGGAGACGATCCTCGGCATGCTCCGTTCCGACCTCGCGTCCTGCCCGGCCCAGGAGACCTTTTTCCGGTCTCGCCGCTCCGAATCGGCAGGTCTGGAGGAGGAGGCCGACCGCCTCGCCCGGCAGGCCCTGGGGGAGGCCGAGCGGATCCCGGACGAGACGATCCGGCGCGTCCTGCGCTGTGCCGTTCACGTCGATCTGCGGGAGTGGGGCAGGGCCAGGGCCGAGATGGAGGCGGTCGAGCCGAAGCTCTCCGCCATCCAGGCGGCTGGACTCTGGCTGCGTCTGCGCCGGCCCGAACGCGCCGCCCCTCATGTGCCGTTCATCGGCGCCGCCGGCCCGGACCAGGACCACCCCTGGGAACGGCCGGGGATCCATGCCGACCTCGCCCTGGCGAGGGGTGCGTACGGCGAGGCCGCCGGCCACGCCCTGCTGGGGCTCGACGCCTACGAGGAGCATCACATCAAGCTGGCCCGCGACGCACTGCGCGCCTCCTTCGCCGACGACCAGGTGGTGGCCGGCCTGCACCACACCGCGGTGCTCTCCCTCCTCGCACTCGGCGGTCCCGCCGCGCCGGCCGCCGCTTTCACCCGGGCCGAGCGGAGCCGCGCCGGATTCCTCGACGCCGTCCACGCCCTCGACGCCGCCGGCACGGACCGAACCGCCGTCGCTGCCGTCAGGAACTGGCTGGCCGCCGAGGTGCGCTGGTCCGCGGAGTTCGAGGAACACGCGGCCACCCTCCGCAGCCGGGTGGCTCCGCCGGGCCCGGCCGGCTCATCCGTCGAAGGCAGCGCGCGGCCCGCTTCCAATGCGTCGGCACCTGTGGACGCTCGACACCCGGCACGGGCCGCAGGGCGCGGGCCGCAGGCGGTCGCGGGAGACGACGCGCTCGGGACTCCCGGTACGTGGACGCACGAGGGCGGCGGGACGGAAGCGGGCGCCAGGACGGAAGAGGAAGTGCGGCGGGGGCGCATCGAGGAGGCGGAGCGGGCTCTGGATGTCGCCGAGGCGGAGGTACGGACGCTGGTTCCGGCCGCGCTCACGGCGTCCGGCGGCAGCGCGCTTCCGGACGCCGCCGCCGTGGCCGCGGCACTGCCTCCCGGCACTCTGCTCCTCGCCTACCACCTCTTCGACAACACGCTCGTCGCCTGGGCGATGACCCGTGAGACGCTGCTCGCCGAGCGCCGTACCCGGTGGGCCCACGCCATGGTGGCGGCAGCGCGACGCTTCCACGGCTGGTGCTCCACGGCGGGTGGGAGCGCCGGCGAAGCCGACGGCCGGGAGCTGGCCGAGCTGCTGCTGCGGCCCTTCGCCGCTCAACTCCGGCATCACCGGCGGGTGATCGTGGTTCCCCCGGCCGCACTCTCACTGCTGCCCTTCCACGCCCTGCCCTGGAACGGCGATGTCCTCGGTGCCACCCACGAGGTGTCGTACCTTCCCGCGGCCTCGCTCCTCACCAGGCACCGTGCGCCTGACCGGCCCTGGTCGGAGCTCGGCGCCCTCCTGGTGGGCGCCCCGGCCTGCGACCCCCGGCACGGGCTGCGGGAGCTGCCGGGCACCGCGGCCGAAACCGCCGAGATCGCCCGGCTGATGCCCCGTCACCGGCTCCTGACCGGTGCCGAAGCCACCCGTGCCAAGGTGCTGGACGCGGCGCCCGGCTGCGAGGTGCTGCATCTCGCCGCGCACGGTCTGATCGACGAACTGGCTCCGAACCGCAGTCGGCTGCCGCTCGCCGGGGACGATTTCCTCGGCCTCGCCGACCTGCTGGCCGCCGCTCATGGGCCGCAGCTGCTGGTGCTGTCCGCCTGCGACACCGGGCGCGGCAGCGCCACCGCGGGCGGCGATGTCCTGGGGCTGACCCGGGCCGCCCTGATCACCGGGGCGCGGCATGCCGTGGTCTCGCTCTGGCCGGTCCGCGACAGCACGGGCTGCCTGGTCGTCACCAAGGCATACCGGCACCTCGTCCACGATCCGGCCGCCTCCGTCGGTGGGGCGCTGGCCCGCGCCCAGCGCGAGGTGCGTGACCTGTCCGGCGCCGAACGGGACGAGGAGTTCGGCGCGTTGACGCGCCGTGCCGGAGTCCGCGCGGGACCGGCGTCCCGCGCCCGGTCCTCGGAAGCGTCCATGCCCCCGGCTTCGGCCCCGTCCACGTCCCCGGCCCGGGACAGCGAACCGCTGCGTCATACGGACGCAGACGACCGGCACCCGTACCACTGGGCGCCCTTCATCCATGTGGGGGTATGAGATGACGCTACGAGCGGTCCTGATCGGTGCCCAGACCTACGGACTGACCGGCGTCCACGCCGATGTGGAGCTGATGCACGCGGTGCTGAGGAACCATGGATTCACCGACGTACGGACCTGTACGGAAGAACTGGCCAGTTACGCGGGAATCAAGACGGCCCTGAGCCGGCTCGGGGAGGCCACCCGGCGGGGCGACGGTGTGGTCGTGTACTACTCGGGGCACGGCGCACTGCTGGGCGAACTGCAGTATCTGGTGCCCGTCGACATGGCCGACAGTAATCCCACCGACTTCCGTGGCTATCTGGCCGAGGAACTCACCGCCGCCGTCCGCGTCCTCACCGATGTCACCCCCAATGTCACCGTCATCCTCGACTGCTGTCACTCCGGCGGTGCGGTACGGGAGGCGGCGTACGAGTCCGGCCGGTGGGCACTGAAATCGGTGGAGCTGCCCCGAGTCGCCCGGGCCGCGGGGCTCGAGCGCGCGGCCGCCCTCTCGCGTCCGGGCGACCCGCTGGTCCCGAACGTCGTACGGCTGACGGCATGTCAGCAACACGACTCGGCGTACGAGGCCGAACTACGCCCCGGAGCCGGGCGGCAGGGCGTATTCACCGCGGCCCTGGCCAAGGTGCTCGATCCGCGACGGCATCCCCCCGTGCCCTGGTCGGTGCTGGTCGCGCACGCCCGGGACCGCATCAAGCAACAGCAGGTGCGGCAATGGCCCGACGCCGGAGGACCCTCGGGACGGCTGCCGTTCTCCCTGGAGGAGCCCCCCGAGCCCGAACGGCTCCCGCTGGTGCGGCGGGACGGCCGGTTCGTCGTTCCCGGCGGCGCCGTCTTCGGTCTCGGCATCGAGGACACCGTCAGCATGGTGTTCCCCGGCGGTCAGCCGGAGGGCGGCGGCCGGGAGACCTCCATGGCGGCGACCGTGGAGGTGATGAAAGCGGGGGACGCTCTGCTGTGCACGCCGCAGTCCGCCGCGCCCCGGCCGGCGGCGGGTGAGCTGCTCACGGCGACGCTTCCGCCCGGCTCGTACGCGCTTCCGCTGCGGGTCCACGACCGCCGGCATGTGCTCATCGACGCCCATGACCTCTTCGCCGAGGCGCTGCGCAAGGAGCTCGCCCGCTGTCCACGGCTGGCCGAGACCGGGGACGAGC
This window contains:
- a CDS encoding CHAT domain-containing protein; amino-acid sequence: MAKTRQGVTVGDGENAEAIGRLTALLLIERRGTDPVVRRPGEPAPRDDESLGIWLASAAALAAGEPKRALAILEEPTQGASEGTTPPRAHAHVRPSPWSPLSWALRTAAVAMDSNWQPGTSLVPLRPEAEVAQFKAGEGIETAMASATDPRLRLCAHLAGRVTPVLLSSRMTLGHAAGAADAQARTVQYGVRAHWTERDLSADAREPLKWFDGLYEEIAATGHADAAACHLLLAADLRVRAGDRHAAEPLLQHVGQNAPSPATAGFAALLTGDWRLGSPGTAEQCAAVPHPPDPEALFLAAEHYERADAAYQEAGSLRGRAAALLRLAHIHRLRGELDECRRTVACARELAVAAGDGAYAALLGVHQELDLIATGADSGAQTDPGERAETAESVVSWARTAGSTSWLRGIRQLVLERAEFWGRQGDVVRSRRAALLAHRLAPEPDGTAEGMATAAASTYLRARHRLAGIVLTDLEQKDHLAQLRRRTDQGEPPELADCLGAIHSAKIFHDQASALRDPEVMAASRSRIEIAINVGTRFLADVEPVETILGMLRSDLASCPAQETFFRSRRSESAGLEEEADRLARQALGEAERIPDETIRRVLRCAVHVDLREWGRARAEMEAVEPKLSAIQAAGLWLRLRRPERAAPHVPFIGAAGPDQDHPWERPGIHADLALARGAYGEAAGHALLGLDAYEEHHIKLARDALRASFADDQVVAGLHHTAVLSLLALGGPAAPAAAFTRAERSRAGFLDAVHALDAAGTDRTAVAAVRNWLAAEVRWSAEFEEHAATLRSRVAPPGPAGSSVEGSARPASNASAPVDARHPARAAGRGPQAVAGDDALGTPGTWTHEGGGTEAGARTEEEVRRGRIEEAERALDVAEAEVRTLVPAALTASGGSALPDAAAVAAALPPGTLLLAYHLFDNTLVAWAMTRETLLAERRTRWAHAMVAAARRFHGWCSTAGGSAGEADGRELAELLLRPFAAQLRHHRRVIVVPPAALSLLPFHALPWNGDVLGATHEVSYLPAASLLTRHRAPDRPWSELGALLVGAPACDPRHGLRELPGTAAETAEIARLMPRHRLLTGAEATRAKVLDAAPGCEVLHLAAHGLIDELAPNRSRLPLAGDDFLGLADLLAAAHGPQLLVLSACDTGRGSATAGGDVLGLTRAALITGARHAVVSLWPVRDSTGCLVVTKAYRHLVHDPAASVGGALARAQREVRDLSGAERDEEFGALTRRAGVRAGPASRARSSEASMPPASAPSTSPARDSEPLRHTDADDRHPYHWAPFIHVGV
- a CDS encoding caspase family protein gives rise to the protein MTLRAVLIGAQTYGLTGVHADVELMHAVLRNHGFTDVRTCTEELASYAGIKTALSRLGEATRRGDGVVVYYSGHGALLGELQYLVPVDMADSNPTDFRGYLAEELTAAVRVLTDVTPNVTVILDCCHSGGAVREAAYESGRWALKSVELPRVARAAGLERAAALSRPGDPLVPNVVRLTACQQHDSAYEAELRPGAGRQGVFTAALAKVLDPRRHPPVPWSVLVAHARDRIKQQQVRQWPDAGGPSGRLPFSLEEPPEPERLPLVRRDGRFVVPGGAVFGLGIEDTVSMVFPGGQPEGGGRETSMAATVEVMKAGDALLCTPQSAAPRPAAGELLTATLPPGSYALPLRVHDRRHVLIDAHDLFAEALRKELARCPRLAETGDEREAFATVRARNGTCEVLNAEGQPFRKPSGTAHSDPARLTALLEELARGERVRRLRDPEGAGRLDAGPEVRFEAEHPAGSGDWRVLRPVGERLYDGDSYRVTVANHCGVPLYFWVIGVGLSGRTALVTNDQPSGYRLEPCGDAHRSTRTTASVKIYWPSDVPAQGPRPETVHLLVGDRPMDLRGLASRDAPSRSACRTDPALGALLQEVWYGVRDQLLDVGEEFHYRVWTVHADALPQPQESET